From Triticum urartu cultivar G1812 chromosome 2, Tu2.1, whole genome shotgun sequence, a single genomic window includes:
- the LOC125537880 gene encoding disease resistance RPP8-like protein 3: MAAAIGWLVQTISATLKIDKLGAWIRQVGLADDIEKLKSEIWEVKKIVVSDAKDKGGGNELLDEAFALLEERLYEADDLVDELDYNRLQQQVQGLPAPADPSEPLPLPLPGATRGDADMPSNAGKLRSVVWEHFTITERDNGKPVKAECRHCSNEFKCDTKTNGTSSMKKHLENAHSVTCAPGAHPPNPSSTGEPIVGSSSGGKGKKRRSKAWDNYEAIENENTQPIKAKCKYCHKEIKCGGKTGTSGMHNHTKICEKKRGEDDQQPPNLPSTGDAIANVTHIVVGDSSSRKKSSVDEESAHIIAANTHTTPCDKNTISDRIQEIISLLQVIRGQVSEVLKLHGSDISSSSNHHQSTALDQHLSTSSIVPPYVCGRVAEKNNIIKMITEEKSDGVVVLPIVGIAGVGKTTLAQLVCNDPDVEHQFDQRIWVWVSRNFDKIRLTREMLNSISQERHEEITCFAKLPEILKSHANSKRLLIILDNVWDDVDDNIRWAEMLDSLVSSHVKGNVVLVTTRNIFLARRLGTLKPVKLGALANDDFWLLFKSRAFGYENCQEHPSLSIIGWQIAEKLKGNPLAAVSTGELLRKKLNTDYWRIVLKNEEWKYMHHNRGIMAALKLSYDQLPYHLQRCFSYCSIFPDSYQFLSEVLVGFWISQGFVKCNNSSRRLEDIGQGYLIDLVNMGFFEEVKREEPYLGSQVMYAICGLMHDFAMMEVDGSFPQILSKLYHLQVLDVGSYTDRTMPGCINNLVSLRHLVVHKGVYCSIATIDNMLSFQEQHGFKFHISSGFELTQLQSTEHWMHVNTLEDVYEAGLVNNELSEKLHLSWKDSPAEIVMEVEGWEPHWDLKVLQISGYDFALPIVVDNITLITSSQMVQIWNCSEWKILPFLERFQFLTKLELRNLPKVIEILVPSLEELALVKMPKLEKCSCTSVEGMSSRLRALQIEDCQSLKEFDLFENNDEFKTEQRSWAPNLRELSLEYCPHLKVLKPLPRSIMCSELLICGVSTLPYMKGSSDNKLCIGYDSEYDYYGFDESSDELKILDDKIFLFNNLKNLKSMVIYGCRNLRKKSLKGFSYLVSLTSLEIRDCEKLFASDEMPEHTLEDVTPANCKAFPSLEFLSIDSCGIVGKWLSLMLQHAPCLEELYLSSQEEENSDEEENSISNLSSTREGTSSGNPDDRLAPDRLLRIPLNLTSILKRITIERCPHLTFNWGKEGVLGFTSLEKLIILDRPDLLSSLVHTNGRWLLPNSLGELESNDHSQGTLQLCFPRDITSLKKLTVCFSKDLQSLQLHSCTALEELKIRGCGSLTALQGLQFLGSLRHLTVYNCPGLPPFLESFSRQGYTLLPRLKRLDIQDPFILTTSFCRHLTSLQHLKLTWLEEVGLTDEQEQVLVLLESLQVLVDLPAVLHNLPSLKSLKVCGCKGISRLPETGLPLSLEELEIGCCSRKLADQCRMLPRSRLNVKIELCF; this comes from the exons ATGGCGGCCGCGATTGGGTGGCTGGTGCAGACCATCTCTGCAACCCTCAAGATCGACAAGCTCGGTGCCTGGATTCGCCAGGTCGGACTTGCCGATGACATCGAGAAGCTCAAGTCGGAGATCTGGGAAGTCAAGAAGATAGTGGTCTCTGATGCGAAAGATAAGGGGGGCGGGAACGAGCTTCTGGATGAAGCTTTCGCTCTTCTTGAAGAGCGGCTCTATGAAGCCGACGATCTTGTGGACGAGCTCGACTACAACAGGCTGCAACAGCAAGTCCAAGGTCTGCCGGCACCTGCAGATCCAAGCGAGCCACTCCCACTCCCACTCCCAGGAG CTACAAGGGGCGATGCTGATATGCCGAGCAATGCCGGCAAATTACGGTCCGTGGTATGGGAACACTTTACGATCACAGAAAGAGATAACGGAAAACCCGTCAAAGCAGAATGTAGACACTGCAGCAATGAGTTTAAGTGTGATACCAAGACGAACGGTACATCATCTATGAAGAAGCATCTGGAGAATGCGCATTCTGTGACTTGTGCTCCCGGAGCACATCCGCCAAACCCTTCAAG TACTGGTGAGCCTATTGTTGGCAGCTCATCGGGCGGAAAAGGAAAGAAACGACGGTCCAAGGCATGGGATAATTATGAAGCTATAGAAAATGAAAACACACAGCCAATCAAGGCAAAATGTAAATACTGCCACAAAGAGATCAAGTGCGGGGGGAAGACCGGTACATCAGGTATGCATAACCATACCAAGATTTGTGAAAAGAAACGTGGAGAAGATGACCAGCAGCCCCCAAACCTGCCAAG CACCGGTGATGCTATTGCAAATGTGACACATATTGTAGTTGGTGATTCATCTAGCAGGAAAAAAAGCAGCGTGGATGAGGAGTCAGCACATATCATTGCAGCTAATACACACACCACCCCTTGTGACAAGAATACAATATCCGATAGGATACAAGAAATTATTAGTCTGTTGCAAGTTATCCGAGGGCAAGTGAGTGAGGTTCTCAAACTGCATGGATCAGACATATCTTCCAGTTCTAATCACCATCAGAGTACAGCCTTAGATCAGCACCTAAGCACATCAAGTATTGTTCCACCGTATGTGTGTGGAAGAGTTGCAGAAAAGAACAACATTATAAAGATGATAACAGAAGAAAAATCTGATGGTGTGGTTGTTCTGCCTATTGTAGGCATTGCAGGCGTTGGGAAAACAACTCTTGCTCAACTTGTATGCAATGATCCAGATGTGGAACATCAATTTGACCAAAGGATATGGGTTTGGGTGTCTCGCAACTTTGATAAAATAAGGCTCACAAGGGAGATGTTAAACTCTATTTCTCAAGAAAGGCATGAAGAAATAACCTGTTTTGCGAAGCTTCCGGAGATCTTGAAGAGTCATGCTAACTCAAAGAGACTTTTAATTATTTTAGATAATGTCTGGGATGACGTGGACGATAATATCCGATGGGCTGAAATGTTGGATTCTCTAGTATCAAGTCATGTGAAGGGTAATGTGGTCCTAGTCACAACTAGAAATATATTTCTTGCACGAAGGTTAGGCACCCTCAAACCAGTCAAGTTAGGTGCTCTGGCAAATGATGACTTTTGGTTATTGTTCAAATCACGTGCATTTGGTTACGAGAACTGTCAGGAGCATCCAAGTTTAAGTATCATCGGGTGGCAAATAGCCGAGAAGTTAAAGGGCAACCCATTAGCAGCTGTATCTACAGGAGAACTATTACGGAAGAAACTTAACACTGATTATTGGAGAATCGTTCTAAAGAACGAAGAGTGGAAATACATGCATCACAATAGAGGTATCATGGCTGCTCTGAAGCTTAGCTATGATCAACTTCCGTACCATTTACAGCGGTGTTTCTCATATTGCTCCATATTCCCCGACAGTTATCAGTTTCTTAGTGAGGTGTTGGTCGGTTTCTGGATATCACAGGGATTTGTAAAGTGCAACAACTCTAGTCGGAGATTGGAGGATATAGGGCAGGGATATCTGATTGATTTGGTTAACATGGGCTTCTTTGAAGAAGTTAAAAGAGAAGAACCATATCTAGGCAGTCAAGTTATGTATGCCATATGCGGTCTCATGCATGATTTTGCGATGATG GAGGTGGATGGGTCTTTCCCTCAAATTTTGAGCAAATTGTACCATCTCCAAGTATTAGACGTCGGTTCATACACTGATCGTACTATGCCTGGTTGTATTAATAATCTGGTTAGCCTACGGCATCTTGTTGTACACAAGGGAGTGTACTGTTCCATTGCAACCATTGATAATATGCTATCATTTCAGGAACAACATGGTTTCAAGTTTCATATTTCTAGTGGCTTTGAGTTAACACAACTCCAATCCACTGAACATTGGATGCATGTTAATACTCTGGAAGATGTTTATGAGGCAGGATTGGTAAACAATGAACTCTCAGAAAAGTTGCACTTGTCCTGGAAGGATTCTCCTGCGGAGATAGTCATGGAGGTTGAGGGTTGGGAACCACATTGGGACTTAAAGGTTCTCCAGATATCTGGGTATGATTTTGCTTTGCCAATTGTGGTTGACAACATTACCTTGATTACCTCCTCCCAGATGGTTCAGATATGGAATTGTAGTGAATGGAAAATACTTCCATTTTTGGAAAGATTTCAGTTTTTGACAAAGCTGGAGTTGAGAAACCTGCCCAAAGTAATAGAAATACTGGTTCCTTCACTGGAGGAGCTAGCTTTAGTTAAAATGCCAAAGTTGGAGAAATGTTCATGCACTTCCGTGGAAGGTATGAGCTCTAGACTAAGAGCACTGCAAATCGAGGATTGTCAATCACTGAAGGAGTTTGATCTGTTTGAGAACAATGATGAATTCAAAACCGAGCAGAGGTCATGGGCTCCTAATCTCAGGGAACTAAGTCTGGAATATTGCCCCCATTTGAAAGTGTTGAAGCCTCTTCCACGCTCAATCATGTGTTCTGAGTTACTCATTTGTGGAGTTTCAACACTTCCGTACATGAAGGGATCATCTGATAATAAGTTATGTATTGGGTATGATAGTGAGTATGACTACTATGGTTTTGACGAATCTTCCGATGAGTTGAAGATACTGGATGACAAAATTTTTCTGTTCAATAATCTGAAAAACCTCAAATCGATGGTGATATATGGTTGCCGGAATCTAAG aaaaaaaTCATTAAAAGGTTTTAGTTACCTCGTCTCTTTAACGAGCTTGGAAATAAGAGATTGTGAAAAACTTTTTGCTTCAGATGAGATGCCAGAGCATACCCTTGAAGATGTGACACCTGCGAATTGCAAGGCTTTCCCATCTCTTGAATTTCTCAGTATTGATTCATGTGGTATAGTGGGGAAGTGGCTATCTCTGATGCTGCAACATGCGCCATGCCTAGAGGAATTGTATTTGTCTTCCCAAGAGGAAGAAAATTCAGATGAGGAAGAAAACAGTATATCAAATCTTAGCTCAACCAGGGAGGGCACATCATCCGGAAATCCAGATGACAGATTAGCTCCAGACAGACTGTTGCGCATCCCATTAAATCTCACATCCATTCTAAAGAGGATAACTATTGAGAGGTGCCCTCATCTAACATTTAACTGGGGCAAGGAAGGTGTCTTGGGATTTACCTCCCTTGAGAAGCTAATCATTTTAGACCGCCCTGACCTGCTCTCCTCGTTGGTGCATACAAACGGAAGATGGCTCCTCCCAAACTCACTTGGCGAACTTGAAAGCAATGACCATTCCCAAGGAACGCTGCAGCTCTGCTTCCCTAGAGATATCACCAGCCTTAAAAAGTTAACTGTGTGTTTCAGCAAAGATTTGCAATCTCTACAGCTGCACTCATGCACGGCACTGGAAGAATTGAAGATTAGAGGCTGTGGATCGCTCACTGCACTGCAGGGCCTGCAATTCCTTGGCAGCCTCAGGCATTTGACAGTATACAACTGCCCTGGCTTGCCACCATTTCTGGAGAGCTTTTCAAGGCAGGGCTATACGCTGTTACCTCGGCTGAAAAGGCTTGACATCCAAGACCCATTTATCCTTACCACGTCATTCTGCAGGCACCTCACCTCCCTGCAACACCTAAAACTTACTTGGTTGGAAGAAGTGGGACTAACAGATGAGCAAGAGCAAGTGCTTGTGCTCCTCGAGTCCCTGCAAGTGCTTGTAGATCTTCCTGCAGTGCTGCACAACCTTCCTTCCCTGAAGAGTTTGAAGGTATGTGGGTGTAAGGGCATCTCAAGGCTGCCCGAAACAGGCCTCCCACTCTCACTGGAAGAACTGGAAATCGGTTGCTGCAGCAGGAAGCTAGCTGATCAATGCAGAATGCTACCACGGAGCAGGCTAAATGTTAAAATTGAGTTGTGTTTTTGA